Below is a window of Candidatus Neomarinimicrobiota bacterium DNA.
TCCTCATATGTTCAATGAGCATATCGTCAGTAATAGAAATAACGGTTGAGATACCGAATTTTGCGATTCGAATAGGTGTATCAACGGTAAATCCTGTACCCATTACCGGAATGTGGAATTTATGCACGAATTTGTTTATTGGATTGTCCAATTAGTCAATGCTTCCCTTTATGTTTAAGCGTCCATATTAACATATCAATTAATGATATGTTAATTATACGTAGGTTAAGATAACGATTATTTATTCCTTGGACAAATACTTTTTACCGATTCCGTATTTCATCTAATTTTAGGTCTGTTACCCATTTATGTATGCACTCTTTCGGCTGAGTATCAATGTATGAGTGTTTGGCGTCGAATGAATTTGGTCGGATTATTATCAGATATGAAAAGAATTAAATTGCGTTCTGATATTCCGGCATCACCGCAGACAGAGCGCGTAAGAATTTCTGATCGGTTGGAGATCCGAACTTTTTAGCCAAATGAACGTTATGCCATGCTGATGAATAATCCTCAAGAAAATAATGAGCTACTGCCATATAAAAACAAGCCATGCCATTTTTAGGGTTATCTTCCAATATACTTTTAAAATAAACTAAGGCTTTATCATACATTGTCAGAGACATAAACAGACGCCCTATATTCAATTTTGCGAGAGTATAATTTGGATTAATTTTGAGGGCTTGATTATATTTTTCAAGCGCATCATCTGGTTTATTAAGGATTTCGTAAATTTTACCCAAATTTGTATATGCTTCAACAAAATTAGCGCTATACTTTATGGATGACAAAACCACTTTTGAAGATTCAGTGGAGGTCTGTATTAGTTATGTTAGGGGAAGTTAAATGCTGAAGATTAAGCCTCTACAACTGCTTCAGGTTTTTCTATAAGGAGATTCTTCGGTTGCCCATTATTCTTATTCTTCCAAAAGAAACCCAAATTGTCCACAAGCAAATCTCTGACGCTTTTTTCAGTATCTGCTCTTGTACAGATAAAGCATTCCCTGCAAGAATTTTCTTTGCTGAATTCCCTGACCATCTGTTCTCTTGAACGGAAATATTCCTTAACCATTGCACAGGGAGTAAATCTTCCATCAGGATTGACTACGAGGAATCGATACCCCGATTGACACTTTCCTGTCGTCCTGTTGACAAGAAAATCGTAGTAACGCCAGAGTATTCTATCAGAAGTCAGAACCTTATATCCCTGTTTTTTGAGTGATATGACTTCCTTGATTGATTCTTTTAAACCTACAGCAAGCTCAGTATCGTTCACTAAAAACTGGTTATCATTAGTTCGAAGCGAAGTGTATGCTGAAAAATTCACTCCGACCCCCCATGAGTTCGCAGTTCTAACTATGTCCGGTAACGCAAGAGCGTTTGCTCCCGTAATACAACAGTTTACAAGTATATCATTACGCTTGAATGCGGCGATTTCTGATAAATTACTACTGAGCTTTTGAAACAAGCCTGGAATATGGCGCCAATCATCATGACGTTCGTCGGGAAAATCAAGGGAGATGCAAAACCGATCTAATCCGGCTTTACGGAGTTCTTCATATCTTTTTACTGATAATTTGGCTCCATGCGAAACCATTTGTAATAGTGGCGCGCCGTTTGGATTTGCGATGGCTGCGGCTATATCACAAATATCCGTACGAAGCATCGGCTCGCCACCGGAAAGGTGAGCGATCACCGGCTTTAGCTGACGGCTGATTTCACCGTATTCAGCGGGTGTAAGGTGAGTTTCTTCGACTCTCCCGCCCCAATTGCAGTGTTCGCAGTCGGCGCTGCACGAATGAGTAATTTCAAATGATACAGAGAGTGGCCGCCTAAGTATAATATTTCGAGCGCCTCTGATTCCTAATCTTATATATCTACCAGCCGAATAACCGGTCATTTAATTCTCCTTTCATATATAAAGATCTTCAAAATATAAAGTCGTGTAATAGATATATCATGTAATTCTTGATACGATTTTGAAATATTGACCTTTCCGTCACGAGAAAAATCAATGTTATTACTCATCTTTTGGAATTATGAGTCTCTTCTTATTGCTACCACTTCAAAACTATT
It encodes the following:
- a CDS encoding tetratricopeptide repeat protein; the encoded protein is MGKIYEILNKPDDALEKYNQALKINPNYTLAKLNIGRLFMSLTMYDKALVYFKSILEDNPKNGMACFYMAVAHYFLEDYSSAWHNVHLAKKFGSPTDQKFLRALSAVMPEYQNAI
- a CDS encoding radical SAM protein, which translates into the protein MTGYSAGRYIRLGIRGARNIILRRPLSVSFEITHSCSADCEHCNWGGRVEETHLTPAEYGEISRQLKPVIAHLSGGEPMLRTDICDIAAAIANPNGAPLLQMVSHGAKLSVKRYEELRKAGLDRFCISLDFPDERHDDWRHIPGLFQKLSSNLSEIAAFKRNDILVNCCITGANALALPDIVRTANSWGVGVNFSAYTSLRTNDNQFLVNDTELAVGLKESIKEVISLKKQGYKVLTSDRILWRYYDFLVNRTTGKCQSGYRFLVVNPDGRFTPCAMVKEYFRSREQMVREFSKENSCRECFICTRADTEKSVRDLLVDNLGFFWKNKNNGQPKNLLIEKPEAVVEA